The Prinia subflava isolate CZ2003 ecotype Zambia chromosome W unlocalized genomic scaffold, Cam_Psub_1.2 scaffold_37_NEW, whole genome shotgun sequence genomic sequence TTCATGGTCACAATAATTGGTCTCTTATGCTTTTTGTTGCCTGAAACCACCTGAATGTTGCCTGAACCATGAGGCACCAttattttcaacaaaaatgTCACAAGTTTTTactttcaggagaaaaaaatagaatatacCCAAGACTTGAACAAGTTATCAGACCATGGATGTTCCTCCAAACAAATCCACAGACCTACCTTTGTACTCAGGGAGTGACTGCCTAATTAACTTCTGCAGGAGGGACCCCTACATGGAAGCTTTATTCCTCCAGCCACCCCATCCTGAGCACCTGTCACTGTGCAGCCCACTCTCCTTCCACGTTGCCTTTCCTCACCTTGGAAAGGAgtgtgttcagcctggaaataCTTTGTGCTGGGATACGGAATAGATCTCCCTCTGTGTCACTCCTGCAACTTGTGccaaatattttattcctgCTATCTTGCCCAAATCTTTTGAGTGATTCCTTTTGCATACTTCGGCCCTTATCTTGCAAATAAAACTTGTATCATTTTACTGTGAGATGCTGGTGAGAGGTCTCTTTTGGAGCCAGCTGCTCCTAGTTGGCTGTTATCGGTGAGCCCAGACATAAATCATTTGTGACTCCGAGTTACAGAAGGTCTGTAAGAACGAGGGGTTTCCTTCTCATCACAGGCACAGTTTAAAGAGGCTGCAGAATTACCCAAACTTTTGTTCTTTTACTaactactttaaaatattttccctaaaGTGTTCACTACACAGAAGTAGTGTTAAGGAAGAGCCAaattctgctggcagctgcctaAGCATAAATCCATACCAacctttctggttttatttcagtaCGTTAGGTTAATGCATCAAAACACTGAACACAGACTTTGACCCTGGCAGAGTGACCTCATCACCAGTGGCGCTTTCCTGACTTTTAGCAGTGGATGCCATAACAGCATTTCTAGCATCTCTCACAGCTGTCACAGGCCCTATAATCCTTGGTAAATTTATATAAAGTTTGAGTTTCCCATGGCATGTGTGAATGCAATAGAATTacagatttctttaaaataattaaggaaaaaggaattctggcactgcacagaaaaatctgaaaatatgactCCAAGACTCAAGCCAGGGGAAATAAGTAGGACCCAATTAGCTGTTTTTATCTTGTGGCTCAAAGGTTGGAACAGCAGGAGTACTGTTGAGGTGTCATTACATTAGGGTTGGCAAGCTCAGTGTTTAAGTATATATGCAAGTGGATTAAATGTGATGTCTAAATATGATGCATGTATGTTTCAGGGgaagaaaagtaagaaaaacaGTGTCAGCTggtttttgtctctttgtcaAATTCTTTAATGCCAGTCACCCCATTTGGCTCCAGTGGAAACCCTCAGAGGAAAAGCCCAATGGTACAGTAGGGCCATAGGACTTGTGTAAATGCATGTGATGTTATAATTTTCTGAAGCAAatggcagtgtcacagccagTTACCAGCATGACAATAAATGTTCCCTAATTTGTCACTGTACCTTACATGTCTGATCTTGCTGCCACATCCCTACAAGCACGCTTGTCTGCAGCCCAGTCACCTGCCAGGATGCCCCCTGCATTTGTTGCTCAGCTTCCCCTGCACACCAGGGGTGCATCTGCACTGCCTGCTGAGGAGGTCACTCGGGCTGGTGACTGCACTGGAGACACTTCCCAGGAAGCAGGGAAGCTGCCTCTCCCACACCCTGCCTTGTCTGGGAGGGCAGTGGGCAGGGTGAAGAGCAGGTGCTGGGAATGGTGCAGAGGTACTCATGAGAGCTTTGGAAGATGGGGAAAGAGCAGGTGAATTTCTTGCTCTGCTGAAATCAGTGTTGGCATTGTCAGCATTGCCATCCAGGACTTAGAAATGTGGGGGTTTAATCCTATGCAATTAAGGAAAACAGAGTATGAAACAGGGCAGATTGTTATTTGCAACCCACCCTGTCTCATGCCCTTGTTAAAGCTGGGCTGCAAGTCCTTGTCATGCTGTGATGTCACTTGCCATCGATAAAGGTTTTCAGTCATGAGCCATAAGCCTCAAATTTGCAGGAGATATACAAgggctccttcccctctgctcagaTAAAGGCAGTCAGGCACACCGGCTCTGTTCAAAGCACAGCAAAGCCTCCACTGACTTCAGAGAGTCCAAGATTTCTGCTCCAGCTTCAGCTCCAGACACTGGACCACTTCCAGCCCCTCTTGCTCTGAGAGACTTAAGACACACAGGACTGAGGCTCTAAATGGCACAATGGTGGGCTTCTACTAATGCTTTATTAGCTAATTGCATTCTACTAACGATTTATTAGCTAACTGCAGTTAActttaattttgccttttccacTCTTTACTGGTCTTAACCTGCTTTTTAGCCAGGGCAAAATTAAACATGAGGAAAAAGGCTTATTCAGCATTATAATTATCTACTCCCAAGCTGTTTAACAAAATGGTTTACACATTTAATTGGTTTTGTCTAATATTTCCACATAAACAGTAGTCCTATTAATGAATATCATAGCTTCATTACTGCATATCACATTTTGCTATGTTTTGTACCATAAAATGTCAGCACATCAATAACTTAAACAACACAAATGTAAACTCATTTTCTGCTTGTTATAATTACGATTTGAGCCTGAAAAGGCCTTTCATTTGTAAGACCATTCACATAATATGGAATgtaactttgtttttcttttgtatatAATGAGACACCGAAAGCCCTTGTCATCTCTTAACAGGATGCTAAAGCAGCTCTGTTTCATGAATGACAGCACAATTAAAGCtaaaaatcataattaaaaaaaccctttgtaTTGTACAATCTCAAATTAAAGCAAGAAAGATAATGTCAATCTTTTGCATTAGCCAGGAAATGTGATTCTCTTCcactgggcttttttttcttgttgacaAGTCACAGAATGTGTATATGGGTGTAGTTATAGGTGTGTGTATATTCTATGCAGAACAGCAGTCCCTATTTTGTTGATCTAGTTCTTCTAATTGTTTAGTTAAACTACCTAGCTGTTACAATTTAGAATACTACATTAACACATTTAACATCAAGTGTACATACTTGCGTCTTTGAAATACTAGGAacttttacatattttatttggCTTTGTAAGGACTGGAATATCACAGATAATGCAATCTACTTGTCTTTGAAAGAATATGGCTGTTCTCAACTAACTCTCTAAGGTTCCGAGTGAAATACATTTCTCCTTATATCTGTAGCTTACTTCAGAGAAGAAAGAGTGTCTTCTTAAGCAGTCAGTCTGATGTTACAGTACAGATTCTGCAgagatatatttatttcatgaaaGATAACTCTCTCTGGACTTCAGAGTCAAGCTTTTGCAGCAAAATTACTTCATttagactaattttttttctacacaAATCTCAAGAAAAACCTATCCCAAGTATGTTTTGCAGTATGTCCACATGACCAGAGGAGGGCACTTTGAACATCTTTGCACTGCTCAGGAGGCAGATGCAGAAGCAGTGATACCCAATGTTGAACAGTCCTGCCACCTCTCCCAACTCAGGCAGGCATCCTTGTGTCTGCAAAAACACAGAATCCAGATTGTACCACAGGGCTCTGTTCTGAAAACAGTGGGCAGATAAATCACTCTCTTCTTGCTAACTGTGAtttctccccatttcccccatttAATTCAGTGTTGCTGTAGGCTAAATTAAGAGTAATGGATAATTTCTAAAAATCTCGTGATTTTCTAAAAATCTCGTGATTTTCTAAAAATCTCCTTCCTGAACATCCCTCCACTATTAGCCCCTGGTAATTTAGCAAATATTGATTGATTTAACCCTCTATGACTTATCCTGCTGCAGAAATTCCTTGCCTCTAACTAAAAAATGCACTTGGAAAATGCACTCTCTCAGATATGTATTGCAACGGTGCATCTTTTCACATTAAACTTTTGTAAAAGTACcactcctttcctccttctgaGGGAGGTCACTCTGTGTCCCAGATATGCTCTCCTGGCAGAGCACATAGCAGAGAAATCATTTTTCTATACATAACCACAGTGTGGAGTTCAGCCAGTTTCCATGCAGGAAACATATTTTTGGGCTTCATTTTGGCTAAAGGTATCAACCTTCTATGGAAAAGATTTTAATTCTGCAATCTTGTTGTTATTATAGACATTTTTTGTtgcctctgctttttttttttttttttttttttttaatgcagagaaAATATTAGAAAGGATTTagaaaccttttttctttttaaaaatagaagtcTCTCCACTTTGGGGAAACACACTGCTTATTAATGTACTTTTTACTCTCCCCTTAACATTattccatttctcttttcttcctttttctttccttttttcttgatttttcttttcttttctccttttctagAGCAGAGAGGTACAAGAAGGAAGTTGTCTTTCATCAGCAGTCCTTTGAGATAGAGTAGAATTCAGTGAGTCCTCACCATGATAGGATCATAAACTTACTGGGTTAAACCATGCTAACTTTCCCTAAGCTGCCAAGTTTTAGCTGCACCATACATATATGTGTTTCCttgtgccttttctttttcttataattttgtttttcttaatgacCCTGAGCTATGGCTTCCCCTTTCTACCACTAGTcaacctttctttcttttctggttttgccgATATAGGCCTCaaagaaaaaatggcaaaagagCACAAAGTAGCTGAGGTACATGAGAGAGGACCAGATGATGTTCTGCACGTGGGAATGGCACTGGCCCTGCTGCATCCAGGAGAAGACCAGGTAATTGATCACGCAACCGATCAACATCTGAGTGATCTGCGACAGGGTAATGAACATGGCAAACTTGCGTGAGACTCTGAAGCCAGCAGCCCGCAAGGCATAGTACGAGTACATGACAGCGTGTACTCCGTAGTTCATGGTCATGAACCAGCCACCGCCAGCCACCATGTCCTTGTAGGAGTACCAAGAGTAAAGTAACACAGTAATGTGATGGTACCAGTGTAAGAAGATGAGCTTCTGCTTCCTAAGAATAATGAATATTGTATCACctgtaataaaaatgaaacacaaaaaaaggaggggaggaaaTGAGAAACATATCAATTCCATAATTAACACAgtgctttcttccctttgctgttgctggAGTATGTGCTACTTTAGAGCATGAAATCCACCTCACCTCTGTTGCAATAGGACAGGGCGACACACCTCTAGATCTGAGAGCCCATCTGAGAGCCAGTTTGGCTCCTAATCTCTATGCAATCTTTAGCAAACCGATGCATCTACATTTTACTGTATGGATAACCCCGTCTGAAAACTCCATAGTTTTATTTGGTAGCCCTTTGCTGCAAACATTACCCAGAAAAGTCTGGGGTGAGGTAGGTGGATGAACGTGTATTGTCTCTAACTGTGAGACTGCCCATCATATACTGTGACTGGAAGAGAAATGCAGCttgacagaaagcagaaaacctAGAGGAACCAGCACAGTGTCCTCTGATTCAAATGTCGACATGCAAACTGAACCTAGTTAAAATCAGTAGAGCCTTTTGAGATAATACACAAAAAAAGCTGTTACATGTGCAA encodes the following:
- the LOC134565191 gene encoding very long chain fatty acid elongase 6 isoform X1; its protein translation is MNMSVLTLQEYEFEKQFNEHAAIQWMQENWKKSFLFSALYAAFIFGGRHLMNKRAKFELRKPLVLWSLSLAVFSIFGAVRTGAYMLYILMTKGLKQSVCDQSFYIGPVSKFWAYAFVLSKAPELGDTIFIILRKQKLIFLHWYHHITVLLYSWYSYKDMVAGGGWFMTMNYGVHAVMYSYYALRAAGFRVSRKFAMFITLSQITQMLIGCVINYLVFSWMQQGQCHSHVQNIIWSSLMYLSYFVLFCHFFFEAYIGKTRKERKVD
- the LOC134565191 gene encoding very long chain fatty acid elongase 6 isoform X3 — its product is MNMSVLTLQEYEFEKQFNEHAAIQWMQENCIFGAVRTGAYMLYILMTKGLKQSVCDQSFYIGPVSKFWAYAFVLSKAPELGDTIFIILRKQKLIFLHWYHHITVLLYSWYSYKDMVAGGGWFMTMNYGVHAVMYSYYALRAAGFRVSRKFAMFITLSQITQMLIGCVINYLVFSWMQQGQCHSHVQNIIWSSLMYLSYFVLFCHFFFEAYIGKTRKERKVD
- the LOC134565191 gene encoding very long chain fatty acid elongase 6 isoform X2, whose amino-acid sequence is MQENWKKSFLFSALYAAFIFGGRHLMNKRAKFELRKPLVLWSLSLAVFSIFGAVRTGAYMLYILMTKGLKQSVCDQSFYIGPVSKFWAYAFVLSKAPELGDTIFIILRKQKLIFLHWYHHITVLLYSWYSYKDMVAGGGWFMTMNYGVHAVMYSYYALRAAGFRVSRKFAMFITLSQITQMLIGCVINYLVFSWMQQGQCHSHVQNIIWSSLMYLSYFVLFCHFFFEAYIGKTRKERKVD